The Humulus lupulus chromosome 3, drHumLupu1.1, whole genome shotgun sequence genome window below encodes:
- the LOC133824636 gene encoding probable linoleate 9S-lipoxygenase 5 has translation MFLAGKVVDTLTGGLHGKKVKGSVVLTKKNVLEFNPLAATVNAGSAIFDRLGEFLGSGVTLQLVSGHVAGKLSKEAHLENWITSLPTLLPGDSVFRVTFDWDESIGIPEAIIFNNNHVDEFFLKTITLDDVPGHGVVRFICNSWVYSARKYNYDRIFFRNKSYLPNETPASLLKYRREELANLRGNGKGERKEWDRVYDYDVYNDLGEPDKGSNFVRKTLGGNSEFPYPRRGRTGRAATKTDSKSESRLKQVNLMKPLDPIESLDIYVPRDERFGHLKMADFLAYAIKSLSQAIVPALKHFFDQTRNEFDNFKEIHDLYEGGIKLPTSVLDNIRKNVPVDLFREILRSDGEQFLKFPIPDVIKESKSAWRTDEEFGREMVAGVHPILIQCLKTFPPTSKLDPELYGDQTSTITEEHIQNYLEGLDVLTALNQNKLFILNHHDSFIPYLRRINTTSTKAYATRTLLFLTNDGTLKPVAIELSLPHLDGDQFGVVSKVYTPAEEGVEGTIWQLAKAYAAVNDSGYHQLNSHWLNTHAVIEPFVIATNRQLSALHPIYKLLHPHYRDTMNINALARQSLVSADGIIESTFFQGKYALESSAVVYKDWVFTDQALPADLLKRGMAVKDQNSPHGLRLLVEDYPYAVDGLEIWSAINTWVKEYCSFYYKTDAAIQKDTELQAWWKEVREVGHGDKKNEAWWPKMQTREELVESCTILIWISSALHAAVNFGQYAFTGYLPNRPTLSRRFMPEEGTPEYEQLKSDPEKAFLLTVTPEFQSLIGISLVEILSRHASDELYLGQRENPDWTSEADPLQAFERFGNKLAQIEDKIARRNNDANMKNRVGPVNFPYALLMPTSDQGLTARGIPNSISI, from the exons aTGTTTCTCGCCGGGAAAGTGGTGGACACCCTGACTGGGGGTCTCCATGGAAAAAAGGTAAAGGGCTCGGTTGTGCTGACCAAGAAGAATGTGTTGGAGTTCAATCCTTTGGCTGCTACCGTTAACGCTGGCTCTGCTATTTTCGATCGTTTAGGCGAATTCTTAGGTAGTGGAGTTACTCTACAGCTCGTCAGTGGTCACGTTG CGGGGAAGCTGAGTAAAGAAGCTCACTTGGAGAACTGGATTACTTCTCTGCCAACCTTGTTACCAGGAGACTCGGTGTTCAGAGTGACTTTCGACTGGGATGAATCTATTGGAATTCCTGAAGCTATCATCTTCAACAACAATCACGTTGACGAGTTCTTCCTCAAGACCATTACCCTTGATGACGTTCCTGGTCATGGTGTCGTTCGCTTCATCTGTAATTCTTGGGTTTACTCAGCTAGAAAATACAACTATGATCGTATTTTCTTCAGAAACAAG TCATATCTTCCAAATGAAACACCAGCATCGCTGCTCAAGTACAGAAGGGAAGAGCTTGCGAACTTGAGAGGAAATGGAAAAGGAGAGCGCAAAGAGTGGGACAGAGTCTATGACTACGATGTGTACAACGATTTGGGTGAGCCTGACAAAGGTTCAAACTTTGTTCGTAAAACCCTTGGAGGGAATAGCGAGTTCCCTTACCCTCGCAGAGGAAGAACAGGCAGAGCAGCCACCAAAACAG aTTCTAAAAGTGAGAGCAGGCTGAAACAAGTGAACCTTATGAAACCACTGGATCCCATTGAATCTTTAGACATTTATGTTCCACGAGATGAACGATTTGGTCACTTGAAGATGGCAGATTTTCTTGCTTATGCAATTAAGTCTTTGTCTCAAGCCATCGTACCTGCGCTGAAACATTTCTTTGACCAGACCCGAAACGAGTTTGACAACTTCAAAGAAATACATGACTTGTATGAAGGAGGAATTAAGCTACCAACGTCAGTACTTGACAATATTAGGAAAAATGTTCCTGTCGACCTGTTCAGGGAAATACTCCGATCTGACGGTGAACAATTCCTTAAGTTTCCTATACCTGACGTTATTAAAG AGAGTAAATCTGCATGGaggactgacgaagaatttggaagAGAAATGGTTGCTGGTGTTCACCCTATCCTCATTCAATGCCTCAAG ACATTCCCACCGACCAGCAAGCTAGACCCAGAATTATATGGTGATCAGACTAGCACAATTACTGAAGAACATATTCAGAATTACTTGGAGGGGCTCGACGTACTTACG GCACTCaatcaaaataaattatttatattgaaTCACCACGATTCATTTATTCCCTACCTGAGGAGGATAAACACAACTTCTACAAAGGCTTATGCAACTCGAACTCTCCTCTTTTTGACTAATGACGGCACATTGAAGCCTGTTGCCATCGAATTAAGCCTTCCACATCTGGATGGTGATCAATTTGGTGTGGTGAGTAAAGTATATACCCCTGCTGAAGAAGGTGTTGAAGGTACCATTTGGCAACTGGCTAAAGCTTATGCGGCTGTAAATGATTCTGGCTACCATCAACTCAATAGTCATTG GTTGAATACACATGCTGTGATTGAGCCGTTTGTGATAGCAACAAACAGGCAGCTAAGTGCACTCCACCCAATCTACAAACTTTTGCACCCCCATTACCGTGATACCATGAACATAAATGCCCTTGCTAGGCAGAGTCTCGTCAGTGCTGATGGCATCATAGAGTCCACATTTTTTCAGGGAAAGTATGCTCTGGAATCGTCAGCAGTAGTTTATAAGGATTGGGTTTTTACTGATCAAGCACTTCCAGCAGATCTCCTTAAAAG AGGAATGGCAGTAAAAGATCAGAATTCTCCTCATGGGCTTCGCTTGCTAGTAGAGGATTATCCTTATGCTGTCGATGGGCTGGAGATCTGGTCTGCAATCAATACATGGGTTAAAGAATACTGCTCCTTCTACTACAAGACTGATGCTGCTATCCAAAAAGACACAGAGCTTCAGGCATGGTGGAAGGAAGTTAGGGAAGTGGGTCATGGTGACAAGAAAAATGAAGCTTGGTGGCCGAAAATGCAAACTCGTGAGGAACTAGTTGAGTCATGCACTATACTCATATGGATATCTTCTGCTCTTCATGCAGCTGTCAACTTTGGCCAGTATGCTTTTACAGGGTACCTTCCAAACCGTCCCACATTAAGCCGACGGTTCATGCCTGAAGAGGGTACTCCAGAATATGAGCAGCTTAAATCTGACCCTGAAAAGGCTTTCTTATTGACAGTTACTCCAGAATTCCAGAGCCTTATTGGGATTTCCCTTGTTGAGATTTTGTCGAGGCATGCTTCAGATGAGCTCTATCTTGGTCAGAGAGAAAATCCTGACTGGACTTCAGAAGCTGATCCCTTGCAAGCTTTTGAAAGATTTGGAAACAAACTTGCTCAAATTGAAGACAAAATTGCAAGGAGAAATAATGATGCGAATATGAAGAATCGAGTTGGCCCAGTCAATTTCCCATATGCTTTGCTCATGCCTACGAGTGATCAAGGGCTCACTGCCAGGGGAATTCCTAACAGCATCTCAATCTAA